One Leptospira bourretii DNA segment encodes these proteins:
- a CDS encoding acylphosphatase: MGKSEEARARILIRGTVQGVGFRYYVLQKAQEMRLKGYTQNLPNGEVEAVVEGDKLFIEDLYRAMQRGPTKAKVKDHVIEWSDPKNQFRTFLIKK; this comes from the coding sequence TTGGGAAAATCAGAAGAAGCAAGAGCGCGAATTTTAATACGGGGAACTGTACAAGGGGTCGGATTTCGTTACTATGTCCTCCAAAAAGCCCAAGAAATGAGACTCAAAGGTTATACTCAAAACTTACCCAATGGGGAAGTGGAAGCTGTTGTAGAAGGTGATAAACTTTTTATTGAAGATTTGTACAGAGCCATGCAACGAGGACCTACAAAAGCAAAGGTAAAGGATCATGTCATTGAGTGGAGTGATCCAAAAAATCAATTCAGAACTTTTTTAATCAAAAAATAA